One Hydrogenispora ethanolica DNA segment encodes these proteins:
- a CDS encoding ABC transporter substrate-binding protein: MLALAFIVVMLAGYGVNSLAASKKNTLVVAQTIDASTLDPQKQGKMPDMNILINIFDTLVTRDAKGRLAPALATEWKAINNVTWQFKLRKGVKFHDGEEFDAAAVKFSIDRLLDPKTVSPIAELRNVKETVVVDKYTVNIVTNEPDPILPNKTVLFGGVIMPPKYVKEKGDDFVAKNPVGTGPYKFVSWQKDHQVVMEANKDYWRGAPKFDRLIFKTIPSMADTVAALKAGEVDFVIGLTADAANSLANDNNIKILSAPWIRTYYVSLNATVKPLNDPRVRQALNYAVNTQGIIKNILGGKAKRVATLVPSQNFGYDASVKPYPYSPAKAKKLLAQAGYPNGFTVTFDADNLFLTEIQAIAAQLEQVGVKVKLNVMDNKTMVSKMQAKTVSEMYFIGNTGWTLDAMSNFQSYVKSDRRYARLKNSKLDELVDVEETTIDPAKRKAAMAEIQKILKDEAYFIYLWQLDNICAMNSKISYTPNVLGVLWMFPAKNK, from the coding sequence GTGCTGGCATTGGCGTTCATCGTCGTAATGCTCGCGGGCTATGGCGTCAATTCCTTAGCCGCATCCAAGAAGAACACGCTGGTCGTCGCCCAAACTATTGATGCCTCTACCCTTGATCCGCAAAAGCAAGGTAAAATGCCGGACATGAATATTTTAATCAACATATTTGACACCCTGGTAACCAGAGATGCCAAGGGACGGCTCGCTCCGGCGCTGGCTACCGAATGGAAAGCTATCAATAATGTTACATGGCAGTTTAAGCTCCGCAAGGGAGTAAAGTTCCATGACGGAGAAGAATTTGATGCCGCGGCCGTAAAGTTCTCGATCGACCGTTTGCTTGATCCGAAAACAGTTTCTCCCATTGCCGAATTGCGGAATGTTAAAGAAACAGTGGTCGTTGATAAGTATACTGTCAATATTGTGACGAATGAACCCGATCCCATCCTCCCCAACAAAACCGTCCTTTTTGGCGGAGTCATTATGCCCCCGAAATATGTAAAGGAAAAGGGGGATGACTTTGTCGCCAAGAATCCGGTGGGCACCGGGCCGTACAAATTTGTCTCCTGGCAGAAAGATCATCAAGTGGTAATGGAAGCCAATAAGGATTATTGGCGAGGCGCTCCTAAGTTCGACCGCTTAATCTTTAAAACGATTCCGAGTATGGCGGATACAGTGGCAGCCTTAAAAGCGGGCGAGGTTGATTTTGTAATCGGATTGACGGCCGATGCCGCCAATAGTTTGGCAAATGACAATAATATCAAGATTTTATCCGCGCCGTGGATTCGCACTTACTATGTCAGCCTTAATGCGACAGTGAAGCCTTTAAATGATCCGCGGGTCCGGCAGGCATTGAACTATGCTGTGAATACGCAGGGAATCATCAAAAATATCCTGGGTGGAAAAGCCAAAAGAGTTGCGACCCTGGTTCCCAGTCAGAATTTTGGCTATGACGCATCGGTAAAACCCTATCCCTATAGCCCTGCCAAAGCCAAGAAACTTTTAGCTCAAGCGGGATATCCCAATGGATTCACGGTAACTTTTGACGCGGATAACTTATTTTTAACGGAGATCCAAGCCATTGCAGCCCAACTTGAACAGGTCGGCGTCAAGGTGAAACTGAACGTTATGGATAATAAAACGATGGTCTCCAAGATGCAAGCGAAAACAGTATCCGAAATGTACTTTATCGGTAACACGGGCTGGACTCTTGACGCAATGTCCAATTTTCAGTCCTATGTTAAGAGTGATCGCAGGTATGCCCGGCTGAAAAACTCCAAACTTGATGAATTGGTGGATGTTGAGGAAACCACGATTGATCCTGCCAAGCGAAAAGCGGCGATGGCGGAGATCCAAAAAATCCTCAAGGACGAAGCCTATTTCATCTATCTCTGGCAACTGGATAACATCTGCGCCATGAATTCAAAAATCAGTTATACACCCAATGTGCTGGGAGTTCTTTGGATGTTCCCGGCAAAGAATAAATAA
- a CDS encoding enolase C-terminal domain-like protein: MRDVRAICTAPAGTNLVVVKVETDEPELYGLGCATFTYRHLAVSCVVEEYLKPLLVGRGVADIEDLWHLMNCNAYWRNGPIGNNAISGVDMALWDIKGKLAKMPVYSLLGGKARQAVMAYVHVYGETLPEIVDNILQGLAEGIRCFRIHWGNTSKLYESAGKLAGVYFDPDFYMRQTLELFSYVRDKVGYEVKLCHDVHERLAPIEAIRFAKELEPFRLFFLEDALSPEQSEWYGVMRQQTTTPIAIGELFNNPKEWTQLITSRSIDFIRAHPSQLGGVTPTRKLAILAEQFGVRTAWHGPEDISPVGHAANIHLDLASHNFGIQEWRGIDAAVAEVFPGSPTLRDGCLQLNEQPGWGVDIDERHAKKFPCTHSTTLWTQKRILDGTLIYP, from the coding sequence ATTCGCGACGTGAGAGCGATCTGCACTGCTCCGGCCGGTACTAATTTAGTGGTGGTGAAGGTTGAAACCGATGAGCCGGAGTTGTACGGGCTGGGTTGTGCAACGTTTACCTATCGCCATCTAGCGGTAAGCTGCGTGGTAGAAGAGTATCTTAAGCCGCTGCTGGTCGGACGCGGCGTGGCAGATATTGAAGATCTTTGGCATCTAATGAATTGCAATGCTTATTGGCGCAATGGACCGATTGGCAATAATGCCATTTCAGGGGTTGATATGGCGCTTTGGGATATCAAAGGCAAGCTGGCCAAGATGCCGGTATATAGCTTGCTTGGCGGTAAAGCGCGCCAAGCGGTTATGGCTTATGTTCATGTTTACGGGGAAACCCTGCCGGAGATCGTCGACAACATCTTGCAAGGTTTGGCCGAAGGAATCCGCTGTTTTCGAATCCATTGGGGCAACACCAGTAAATTGTATGAAAGCGCCGGGAAATTGGCGGGCGTTTACTTTGATCCTGATTTTTACATGCGCCAAACTCTGGAGCTGTTTTCCTATGTAAGAGATAAAGTCGGTTATGAGGTGAAGCTTTGCCATGATGTCCACGAGCGGCTCGCTCCCATTGAGGCAATTCGATTTGCCAAAGAACTGGAACCGTTCCGCTTGTTCTTTCTTGAAGACGCGTTGTCTCCGGAGCAGAGCGAATGGTATGGCGTGATGCGGCAGCAGACTACGACGCCGATTGCCATTGGGGAGCTGTTCAACAATCCGAAAGAATGGACTCAGCTGATCACCAGTAGAAGCATTGATTTCATCAGAGCTCATCCGAGCCAGCTGGGAGGAGTGACTCCAACCCGAAAACTGGCAATTTTGGCCGAACAATTCGGAGTCCGAACGGCTTGGCACGGACCGGAGGATATATCGCCGGTGGGACATGCCGCCAATATCCATCTCGATCTGGCTTCTCATAATTTTGGGATTCAAGAATGGCGCGGAATCGATGCTGCGGTTGCCGAGGTTTTTCCCGGCAGTCCCACCCTGCGGGACGGTTGTCTACAATTGAATGAGCAGCCGGGATGGGGAGTGGACATCGACGAGCGGCATGCCAAGAAATTCCCCTGTACCCATTCAACTACGCTCTGGACCCAAAAGCGTATTTTGGATGGCACCCTTATTTATCCGTGA
- a CDS encoding ABC transporter permease yields MLISLCIAIPAGVLAALKKGSAIDQGIMVIVMAGQSMPVFWVGILLIMLFSIQLRWLPTGGYGGVRYIIMPAIALGFNLMTLTTRLLRSSLIEVMETDYIRTARAKGLKSKAVIMKHALRNSLLPVVTVVGLQMGALLGGSVVTETVFAWPGVGQMLVQAIQYRDFPLVQATIITLAGGFVLINLVVDVLYVFIDPRIHLK; encoded by the coding sequence ATGTTGATATCCCTATGTATTGCAATTCCAGCCGGAGTCCTTGCGGCTCTTAAAAAAGGTTCTGCCATCGACCAGGGGATCATGGTCATTGTAATGGCCGGTCAATCCATGCCGGTATTTTGGGTCGGTATTTTGCTGATTATGCTATTTTCGATTCAACTCCGGTGGTTGCCCACCGGCGGGTACGGCGGGGTCCGGTACATCATCATGCCCGCAATCGCTTTAGGCTTTAATTTAATGACCCTCACCACCCGGTTGCTCCGGTCGTCGTTGATTGAGGTTATGGAGACCGATTATATTCGCACTGCCAGAGCAAAAGGGTTGAAATCCAAGGCAGTCATCATGAAGCATGCGCTTCGGAATAGCTTGTTGCCTGTAGTAACCGTGGTGGGATTGCAAATGGGAGCATTGCTGGGAGGATCGGTCGTGACGGAAACGGTGTTTGCCTGGCCGGGAGTCGGACAGATGCTGGTTCAGGCGATTCAATACCGCGATTTCCCTTTGGTCCAGGCGACCATTATTACGTTGGCCGGAGGATTCGTACTCATCAATTTGGTGGTCGACGTACTCTATGTGTTTATTGACCCGAGAATTCACTTAAAGTAA
- a CDS encoding ABC transporter permease translates to MGIIKKIRKYMGSYIAWIALTILAIFILFSLFAPLLTAYKPNDQNLMERLKPPAWVNGGTLRHILGTDELGRDIYTRLVYGSRTSMSVGVLAALLSGGIGITLGLLSGYFPKADGVIMRVADIQLAFPSILLALSIVAVLGGGFMKLILVLGITAWVSYARVIRSEVLSIKTSDYILAAQTVGVGETRIMVKHIFPNIIARAVTISTFQVATAIIAESSLSFLGLGIPPTIPTWGNMLYAGQLYMNSAWWISLFPGICIMLVVLSINLLGDVLRDYLAPKSR, encoded by the coding sequence ATGGGCATCATCAAAAAAATCAGGAAATATATGGGGAGCTATATCGCATGGATAGCTTTGACCATTTTAGCGATATTTATCTTATTTTCATTGTTTGCCCCGCTATTAACGGCCTACAAGCCCAACGACCAGAACCTGATGGAACGTTTAAAGCCCCCGGCATGGGTGAACGGAGGAACGCTTCGTCACATTCTGGGTACTGATGAGCTTGGCAGGGATATCTATACCCGACTGGTTTACGGCAGCCGGACCTCGATGTCGGTCGGCGTTTTGGCGGCCTTATTGTCGGGGGGAATCGGTATTACCTTAGGCCTCCTGTCGGGATATTTTCCCAAAGCCGATGGGGTTATCATGCGGGTTGCCGATATTCAACTGGCATTTCCATCGATCCTGTTGGCGCTCTCGATTGTCGCGGTGTTAGGCGGCGGTTTTATGAAGCTTATCCTGGTGTTGGGGATTACGGCCTGGGTGTCCTATGCGCGGGTTATCCGGTCGGAAGTATTGAGTATTAAAACCTCCGATTATATCCTGGCCGCCCAGACTGTCGGGGTCGGGGAAACCAGAATCATGGTCAAACATATCTTTCCCAATATCATTGCCCGGGCGGTAACGATTTCAACCTTTCAAGTGGCTACGGCCATTATTGCCGAATCGTCCCTAAGCTTCTTGGGGCTCGGGATTCCGCCCACCATCCCGACCTGGGGAAACATGCTTTACGCCGGGCAATTGTATATGAATAGCGCCTGGTGGATCTCATTGTTCCCGGGGATCTGTATCATGCTGGTGGTGTTATCGATTAATCTGTTAGGAGACGTGCTCCGGGATTATCTTGCGCCAAAATCACGATGA
- a CDS encoding threonine synthase, with the protein MMDGYAIGLVCDKCQKDYDIRQAVNTCPSCGGLLETVYDLPRLKKEIVFSKLQTTGNTMWRYKDFFPYIEEKNIVSLGEGCTPLVKSIYLSRELGMENIYFKNDTMMPTGSFKDRGFSLAISFAKDIGVKKGFTYSSGNAGASFSAYSSRGGFHALVLVEYLASDTKKAMIKLYGAQTAILDFENFGQISVMLEKAVSQLGLYQFVNFINPIRHEAMKTYAYEIFDQLGGLVPDYMFHPVGTGGGLWGAWKGYNELKALGLTDQLPKMVAVQPETSCHLKKAFQKGARVAGQYGDPAKTIAQSIAADSPIQGGTRVLDAIYQSGGMALGVSDQEILTAMRILGKEGIGAEPSSAAAVAALIQGVKNGTVSPDATAVCVITGTALKQSRAVEMAAGQPQLQVDADIGSLAKIIDSLHI; encoded by the coding sequence ATGATGGACGGTTATGCGATTGGCTTGGTATGCGATAAATGTCAAAAAGATTACGATATCCGGCAGGCTGTAAATACCTGTCCTTCCTGCGGCGGCTTGCTGGAAACAGTATACGACCTGCCGCGGCTGAAGAAAGAGATCGTATTTTCAAAGTTGCAAACAACCGGCAACACCATGTGGCGATATAAAGATTTTTTCCCCTATATTGAGGAGAAAAATATCGTGTCCCTGGGCGAGGGTTGCACTCCTTTAGTTAAGTCGATCTACCTGAGCCGCGAATTGGGCATGGAAAACATCTATTTCAAAAACGATACGATGATGCCGACAGGTAGTTTTAAAGATCGGGGCTTTAGTTTGGCGATTAGTTTTGCCAAAGATATTGGGGTAAAAAAGGGGTTCACGTATAGCTCGGGAAATGCCGGGGCTTCATTCTCCGCCTATTCGTCGAGGGGCGGGTTTCATGCGCTGGTACTGGTCGAATATTTGGCTAGTGATACCAAGAAGGCCATGATCAAGCTTTATGGAGCCCAAACGGCTATCCTGGACTTTGAAAACTTCGGTCAGATCAGCGTAATGTTGGAAAAAGCGGTCAGCCAGTTAGGCTTATACCAGTTTGTGAACTTTATCAATCCCATCCGGCATGAGGCCATGAAGACGTATGCTTATGAGATTTTTGATCAATTGGGAGGTCTGGTTCCGGACTACATGTTTCATCCGGTGGGAACCGGCGGCGGTTTATGGGGAGCGTGGAAAGGCTATAACGAACTCAAAGCGTTGGGCCTCACCGATCAATTGCCGAAGATGGTGGCGGTACAACCCGAAACTTCATGCCATTTGAAAAAAGCCTTTCAAAAAGGCGCCAGAGTGGCCGGTCAATATGGCGATCCCGCCAAAACCATCGCCCAAAGCATCGCCGCGGACAGTCCCATCCAGGGCGGAACCAGGGTATTGGATGCCATCTATCAATCGGGCGGCATGGCGCTCGGCGTCAGCGACCAAGAAATTTTAACGGCCATGCGCATATTGGGAAAGGAAGGCATCGGCGCCGAGCCATCATCGGCGGCGGCGGTGGCTGCTTTGATACAAGGGGTGAAAAACGGAACCGTGAGTCCCGATGCGACCGCGGTATGCGTGATTACGGGCACCGCCCTCAAACAGAGCCGGGCGGTTGAAATGGCGGCAGGCCAGCCTCAGCTGCAGGTCGACGCCGATATTGGGAGTCTGGCGAAGATCATTGACTCGTTACATATTTGA
- a CDS encoding ABC transporter ATP-binding protein has translation MSEKLLAIKNLKTYFALDEGKWVKAVDGVDLSVESGKTLCIVGESGCGKSITSLSIMNLIPKPPGKIVAGEILFEGVDLTKLSEDEMSEIRGNKIAMIFQEPMTSLNPVLTIGDQISEVLVLHRNMHKQQALQETVQMLQKVGIPRADKIATEYPHRLSGGMRQRAMIAMAMVCNPKLLIADEPTTALDVTIQAQVLDLMRKMKSEFGTAVIFITHDLGVVSEMADDVAVMYAGQVVETASVEEIFDNTRHPYTKALLAAIPFVDQAKEVLYSIPGTVPDAANYPPGCRFADRCQISDAGCIQHAPVLREITAGHYVRCLKAL, from the coding sequence ATGTCGGAAAAACTGTTGGCGATTAAGAATCTAAAGACGTACTTCGCACTGGATGAAGGGAAATGGGTGAAAGCCGTCGACGGAGTGGATCTCAGCGTGGAGAGCGGGAAAACGCTTTGTATCGTCGGCGAGTCCGGTTGCGGAAAGAGTATCACCTCGCTGTCCATCATGAATCTAATTCCCAAACCGCCCGGCAAGATCGTCGCCGGAGAGATCTTGTTTGAGGGCGTGGACCTGACCAAACTGAGCGAAGATGAAATGTCGGAGATCCGCGGGAACAAGATAGCGATGATCTTCCAAGAACCGATGACCTCGTTAAATCCGGTGCTGACGATCGGCGATCAAATCTCGGAAGTGCTTGTGCTGCACCGGAACATGCATAAGCAGCAGGCGCTGCAGGAAACGGTTCAAATGCTCCAAAAGGTCGGGATTCCCAGAGCTGACAAGATCGCGACGGAGTATCCCCACCGGCTGTCGGGCGGGATGCGCCAACGGGCGATGATTGCCATGGCCATGGTTTGTAATCCCAAACTGCTGATTGCCGATGAGCCCACCACCGCGTTGGACGTCACCATTCAAGCCCAGGTGCTTGATCTGATGCGCAAGATGAAAAGCGAGTTTGGAACGGCGGTCATCTTTATTACCCACGATTTGGGGGTGGTGTCGGAGATGGCCGATGACGTGGCCGTGATGTATGCCGGCCAGGTGGTCGAGACGGCATCGGTTGAGGAAATCTTCGACAATACCAGACATCCTTATACGAAAGCGTTGCTGGCGGCGATTCCTTTTGTGGATCAGGCAAAAGAAGTTTTATATTCCATTCCCGGCACGGTCCCCGATGCCGCCAATTACCCGCCGGGTTGCCGGTTCGCCGATCGCTGTCAGATTAGCGACGCCGGATGTATTCAACATGCGCCGGTATTGCGGGAGATCACCGCGGGGCATTATGTCCGGTGTCTAAAAGCGTTGTGA
- a CDS encoding ABC transporter ATP-binding protein codes for MEENILELKNIKMYFPIQSGLLKKVVGYVKAVDDVSLTIRTGETLGIVGESGCGKSTLGRVILKIYDPTSGQIVLNGADITHKKGKQLKSLRKECQMVFQDPFASLNPKMRVGEIVAEPLWVNHIVAKPEAFQRAEELLVKVGLRPSDAQKFPHEFSGGQKQRVGIARALALNPRLIVADEAVSALDVSIQSQILNLLNDLKKEYNLAYMFITHNLAVVKHISDRIGVMYLGNLVELADKKDIFENPLHPYTQALLSAAPVVDKKKRKARILLTGDVPNPANPPAGCPFHTRCPQCLEICKTEKPVPQVRSNHHQIACHLY; via the coding sequence ATGGAAGAGAATATCCTAGAGCTTAAAAATATTAAAATGTATTTCCCCATCCAGTCGGGACTGCTCAAAAAGGTCGTCGGATATGTCAAGGCGGTCGATGATGTCTCCTTAACCATCCGAACCGGCGAGACATTGGGGATTGTGGGCGAATCGGGCTGCGGCAAATCCACCTTGGGCCGGGTTATCTTAAAAATTTACGATCCGACGTCCGGCCAGATCGTATTGAATGGAGCGGACATCACCCACAAAAAGGGCAAACAACTGAAAAGTCTGCGAAAAGAATGTCAGATGGTGTTTCAAGATCCCTTTGCCTCGCTCAACCCGAAAATGCGGGTGGGAGAGATCGTCGCCGAGCCGTTATGGGTCAATCATATCGTCGCCAAACCGGAGGCTTTTCAACGGGCTGAAGAGTTGCTGGTCAAGGTGGGCCTGCGCCCAAGCGACGCTCAGAAATTTCCGCATGAGTTTTCCGGCGGCCAAAAGCAACGGGTCGGCATTGCCAGAGCGCTGGCGCTGAATCCGCGGCTGATCGTGGCTGACGAGGCAGTATCGGCGCTCGATGTATCGATCCAGTCGCAAATCCTTAACCTCCTGAATGATTTGAAGAAAGAGTATAACCTGGCCTACATGTTCATCACCCATAATTTGGCGGTGGTCAAGCATATCAGCGACCGCATCGGCGTCATGTATTTGGGGAACCTGGTGGAACTGGCGGATAAGAAGGATATTTTCGAAAATCCGCTCCATCCGTACACCCAGGCGCTGTTATCGGCGGCGCCGGTCGTCGATAAGAAAAAGAGGAAAGCGCGGATATTGCTCACCGGAGACGTTCCAAACCCGGCCAATCCTCCGGCGGGATGCCCGTTTCATACCCGTTGCCCGCAATGCCTGGAGATTTGTAAAACCGAAAAACCGGTTCCCCAGGTACGCAGTAATCACCATCAAATCGCCTGCCATCTTTATTAA
- a CDS encoding amidohydrolase/deacetylase family metallohydrolase codes for MIVKVIDPAGNKVFPAELVKTEQGYDLKPVNEDVRQTEIPYLSPGWIDFHTHVYHGVTSLGVNPDAIGINRGVHLLIDAGSAGAETVEGFIRYVAPCYKTKIKAFLNISTIGLTTMREYADIRNIDPDKTAAAIERYRDFLCGVKVRSSGIIVEDKGLLPFKNAIRAAEKAGVPIMVHMGETPPANADNLALFRKGDILSHCFHGKNEPLFGPDGAPIPEMAQAMERGIVLDVAHGAASMDRNVARQVLRRGYRDFIISTDLHIRNVNGPVYSLAHTMTKFLALGMDLPEVIAAVTFRPAQALGIKDWCRLDHPIRRATLFRVRDRKPEDPILMDAMKNVIDAEKAIEPTGLIYEGELVTLPALQES; via the coding sequence ATGATCGTCAAAGTAATCGACCCCGCCGGGAATAAGGTATTCCCGGCTGAATTAGTCAAAACGGAACAAGGTTACGATTTAAAGCCGGTGAACGAGGACGTCCGTCAAACCGAAATTCCTTATCTCAGCCCGGGCTGGATCGATTTCCATACCCATGTCTATCACGGCGTGACTTCGTTAGGCGTTAATCCCGATGCGATCGGGATCAACCGCGGGGTCCATTTATTAATCGATGCCGGGAGCGCGGGCGCGGAAACGGTGGAGGGGTTCATTCGCTATGTCGCGCCTTGTTATAAAACGAAAATCAAAGCTTTTTTGAATATCAGCACCATTGGCCTCACCACCATGCGGGAATATGCGGATATCCGCAATATTGACCCGGATAAAACTGCGGCAGCCATTGAAAGGTACCGCGATTTCCTGTGCGGCGTGAAGGTCCGGTCCAGCGGCATTATTGTCGAGGACAAGGGGCTGTTGCCGTTTAAGAACGCCATCCGTGCGGCCGAGAAGGCCGGGGTGCCGATCATGGTTCACATGGGCGAGACGCCCCCCGCCAATGCGGATAATCTGGCGCTGTTCCGCAAGGGCGATATCCTGTCCCATTGCTTTCACGGCAAAAACGAGCCGCTTTTCGGGCCGGACGGGGCGCCCATCCCGGAAATGGCCCAAGCGATGGAGCGGGGGATCGTTTTGGATGTTGCCCACGGAGCGGCCAGTATGGATCGGAATGTGGCCCGCCAGGTACTCCGGCGGGGTTACCGTGATTTCATCATCAGCACCGACCTGCATATCCGGAATGTCAACGGCCCGGTCTATTCACTGGCGCATACCATGACCAAATTCTTGGCGCTGGGAATGGACTTGCCGGAAGTCATCGCCGCGGTGACGTTCCGGCCGGCGCAAGCCTTGGGAATCAAGGATTGGTGCCGACTTGACCATCCAATACGCAGGGCTACTCTTTTTAGGGTCAGAGATCGCAAACCGGAGGATCCAATCTTGATGGACGCGATGAAAAACGTGATCGATGCCGAAAAAGCGATTGAACCGACTGGTTTGATTTATGAGGGTGAACTTGTAACGCTCCCCGCGCTACAAGAATCCTAG
- a CDS encoding M20 family metallopeptidase produces MIDKAMSVTQLTEELIRIDSATPPGDVGGVVQIIRQFSSLNGAAIELQEVEQGKENCIVTFDFGPGKTLLLNSHMDVNNPSGQQWSFNPLQPFQKDGKLYGLGSCDTKGSLAAMLIAVQRVIDNPVNVRGRLLFTTVMGEEAGGIGAFHMVQKGIAADGAVVGEPTGLEICTAHKGTYIRRFVFKGKAAHSANSHRGINAIHHAARFAASYSELQTALDQHPHPILGPANASVTLIGGGTRQNAIPESCFVVCDRRLIPAEDSHKADREVAAILERLTRDLPELNCKTVEVLASTVPSQTATDQEIVQVALKAASEVRGIESQPQGFNAGCDMSKFVTVAHIPTVICGPGSLQQAHTPDEFVEIEQLHQAVAVYERIIRGFLR; encoded by the coding sequence TTGATTGATAAAGCAATGTCTGTGACTCAACTGACCGAGGAGTTAATCCGGATCGATTCGGCCACCCCGCCGGGGGATGTCGGCGGAGTCGTTCAAATCATCCGGCAATTCTCGAGCCTTAACGGCGCGGCGATCGAACTTCAAGAAGTTGAGCAGGGTAAAGAAAACTGTATTGTAACGTTTGATTTTGGCCCAGGAAAGACGCTGCTATTAAACAGCCATATGGATGTGAATAATCCTTCCGGCCAGCAATGGAGTTTCAATCCATTGCAGCCGTTCCAGAAAGATGGCAAACTATATGGCTTGGGCAGCTGCGACACCAAAGGTTCCTTGGCAGCGATGCTCATCGCCGTTCAACGCGTCATCGACAACCCGGTGAATGTCCGGGGCCGGTTGTTATTCACAACGGTCATGGGAGAGGAGGCGGGTGGAATCGGTGCCTTTCATATGGTGCAAAAAGGGATCGCCGCCGACGGGGCGGTAGTCGGTGAACCGACCGGACTCGAAATATGCACCGCGCATAAAGGGACTTATATCCGCAGGTTCGTTTTCAAGGGCAAGGCGGCCCATTCCGCCAATTCGCATCGGGGCATCAATGCGATTCATCATGCGGCCCGGTTTGCCGCTAGCTACAGTGAGCTGCAAACCGCGTTGGATCAGCATCCCCACCCGATTCTCGGTCCGGCCAATGCCAGTGTGACATTGATTGGCGGCGGCACCCGTCAAAATGCCATTCCGGAATCTTGTTTTGTGGTGTGCGACCGCAGACTGATTCCAGCCGAGGACAGCCATAAAGCCGATCGTGAAGTTGCGGCCATCCTCGAACGGTTAACACGGGATCTCCCGGAGTTGAATTGCAAGACCGTCGAAGTTTTGGCCTCAACCGTTCCGTCGCAAACCGCCACGGATCAGGAAATCGTCCAAGTGGCTTTAAAAGCGGCCAGCGAAGTCAGAGGCATTGAAAGTCAACCCCAAGGTTTTAATGCGGGATGCGATATGTCCAAGTTTGTGACGGTGGCGCATATTCCGACCGTAATCTGTGGCCCGGGCAGTTTGCAACAGGCCCATACACCGGATGAATTTGTGGAGATCGAACAGCTCCATCAAGCCGTTGCTGTTTATGAGCGAATTATCCGGGGCTTTCTCCGCTAA
- a CDS encoding serine hydrolase domain-containing protein — translation MSTIHDFLRGTIDKGEIPSATYIIGTSAQILEKGTLGQLGQGRAAVREDTLYDLASVTKPIVALAAMKLLQNGQIALDDTVATYLDEYRNTTKSDITIYQLLTHTSKIYGCVPLYKTAHTKEELLEAIVDMPDREKNDVLYSSQGIIVLGCIIEKICGKPLDQVLKEMIFEPLAMNTTMFNPPERLFGNIASTEYCQWRQRMIIGEVHDENAVVLGGVCGHAGLFSNIFDLAKLCVAMLTAKTARGDSFLSPAVCKLMTQNHTADLNLARGLGWQAKDKHGSPAGDLFSETSYGHTGFTGTSVWIDPSRDLYAVLLTNRVHPSRANEHIFKIRRKFHNLAVILSESQAIG, via the coding sequence ATGTCTACAATCCATGATTTTTTGCGCGGAACTATTGATAAAGGTGAAATACCATCTGCTACCTATATTATAGGAACTTCGGCGCAGATACTGGAAAAGGGGACATTGGGGCAACTGGGGCAAGGCAGAGCGGCGGTCCGCGAAGACACGCTTTACGACCTGGCCTCCGTTACCAAGCCCATTGTAGCCTTGGCGGCGATGAAACTTCTGCAAAATGGGCAAATCGCTTTGGATGATACGGTCGCTACGTATCTCGATGAATATCGAAACACTACCAAAAGCGATATCACGATCTATCAATTATTGACCCATACCTCAAAGATCTATGGTTGCGTGCCTTTGTATAAAACCGCCCATACCAAGGAGGAATTGTTGGAAGCCATCGTCGATATGCCTGATCGCGAAAAAAACGATGTGTTATATTCTTCGCAAGGTATAATCGTTTTGGGCTGTATTATTGAAAAAATTTGCGGGAAACCGTTGGACCAGGTTCTCAAGGAAATGATCTTTGAGCCCTTGGCGATGAACACCACGATGTTTAATCCGCCGGAACGGCTTTTTGGCAATATTGCATCGACCGAGTATTGCCAGTGGCGCCAACGGATGATCATCGGCGAGGTTCATGATGAGAATGCGGTAGTTTTGGGCGGCGTTTGTGGCCACGCCGGGCTATTCTCGAATATCTTCGATCTTGCCAAGCTTTGCGTGGCGATGTTGACTGCCAAGACTGCCCGAGGGGATTCCTTTTTGAGCCCGGCGGTCTGCAAATTGATGACCCAAAACCATACCGCTGATCTCAATCTGGCCAGAGGCCTGGGATGGCAAGCCAAGGATAAGCACGGTTCTCCGGCGGGAGATCTGTTTTCCGAAACTTCCTATGGGCATACCGGATTCACCGGGACTTCGGTTTGGATTGATCCATCCCGGGATCTGTATGCGGTGCTACTCACTAACCGCGTTCACCCGAGCCGGGCGAATGAACATATTTTTAAAATCCGGCGTAAGTTTCATAACCTCGCCGTTATTTTAAGTGAATCACAAGCAATCGGATGA